A region of Scomber scombrus unplaced genomic scaffold, fScoSco1.1 SCAFFOLD_400, whole genome shotgun sequence DNA encodes the following proteins:
- the LOC133976986 gene encoding poly(rC)-binding protein 3-like, translating into MRLPAAESTHTSTHHHHHHHHTTFTTTSTTTMSSEQEFGDGAMGVTLTLRLLMHGKEVGSIIGKVSFSFLPHRLN; encoded by the exons ATGCGTCTCCCAGCGGCAGAGTCCACCCACACctccacccaccaccaccaccaccaccaccacaccaccttcaccaccacctccaccaccaccatgagCTCTGAGCAGGAGTTTGGAGACGGGGCCATGGGGGTCACGCTCACGCTGCGCCTCCTCATGCACGGAAAG gAAGTTGGAAGCATTATCGGCAAGGTGAGTTTCAGTTTTCTACCTCACAGACTGAACTAA